The Brevibacillus humidisoli DNA segment CCAGGCGGTGAACACCTTTTTCCGCCTTGAGATATCCGTATGCATTGTGCCCTTTGATCAGCAACGTAACACTTTTTACCCCTGCCTCATCACCAGGCAGGTAATCGAGCGTCTCCACCTTGAATCCTTTATCGTCGGCCCAGCGCGTGTACATCCGCAGAAGCATCTCTGCCCAATCCTGCGATTCTGTTCCACCTGCTCCGGGATGAAGCTCCAGAATTGCGTTGTTTTTGTCGTAGGGACCGCTGAGCAGAAGCTGCAGTTCAAACTGCTCTACCTCCCGTTTGAGCGACTGTACGCTGTCGTATAGGTCGGGGATCAGCGACTCATCCTCTTCCTCTACCGCCAATTCCAGCATCACCTGCAGGTCTTCATAAGAAGTATCCAACGAATGCATCGTATCAACGAGACTTTTTAATGCGTTCAGTTCACTGATCGTCTTCTGTGCCGCGTCGTTGTCGTCCCAGAAATCGGGAGCCAGCATTCGCTCCTCCAGTTCACCGACTCGCTCCTGTTTTACAGGGAGGTCAAAGAGACCCCCTGATATCCGCTAATCGCTTAGCCATATTGGTCAGTTCCTGCTTGACGTTGGTCACGTCGATCAAAGCCATATGTTTGAACCACCCTTGTGTAAAGATTTTTCCTTGTTCCTACTTATTGTAGCGGATTTTGCCGAGAGTGCAACCAGACTGGAACAGTTGATGATCCGCTTTTTCTCTCTCCTCTTTACCGCTGTATCCTTTTTTGAGCACGTTCGTACAGATACAGACGAAACAGCCGTACCAACTGCCTGATCGCCCGGTTCCAAGACAATCGTTCTTGTGAATAGGAGGCTGCCGGGACAACCGGGTGGTAGCCGTCGTATTCCAGCGAACGCGCCGTGGTCACTGCGGCTTCCCGGCCAAGCAATCGGCCCACTACGTGCAATGCCATCTCAATCCCTGCCGATATCCCACCTGAGGTGATCAGATTCCCCTGATCCACTACCTTTTGATCAGGCACTATTTGCAGATCGGGATTGAGCAGCGCCAAAGCGTCTTGACCAAACCGGTGAGTGGTGACCTGCTTTCCCGCAAGCAGCCCGGCCTTGGCCAGCAAAAACGATCCGGTACAGACAGACGTCATCAACTGTACTTGTTTCATTTGCTCTCCGATCCAGTCGATGACGGTGCTGTTGTCCATCATCCGTTTTACCGTCAGCGCAGCCCCACCGGGAATCACAAGGATATCAAAATGAGGCGCATCCGCAAACCCGTAGTCGGGCACGATGCGCAGGCCATTGTGCGCCTTCACCGCTTCTCCCGTCTCCGATACCGTCCGCACGATAAACGGATGGTCCTCCTGACAATCCGTACCATCGAGAATTCTAGCGACGTGTTTCTGCGTGTACCCGGTAAGGGAAAGCACTTCAAACGGACCGGCAACATCAAGCACATCTACCTCCTCGTACAGGAATATCCCCACCCTCCACTGCTGCCGCACAGCAACCCCTCCCTCTGCATCCATAATGATCGTCTTTTGTGTATTATACCATACATAGGTATTGTATAAAACAAATGAAGAAATGGCCCGCTTTCGTATTAAGCGAGCCACTTTCGACTTTTTTATTTCCGATCCTTTGGTACTTTTGGTGCTTTTGGTGATTCCCTTATTTCTGTCCCCGTCAGACTTTCCCCCACTTGATCAACAATCCGGCGTGGACCAATCCACCACCAAATCCGTACATCAAGATCGTATCTCCCGCTTTTATTTTCTCCTCCTTGATGGCCATGTGAAGCGATAGAGGGATCGTTGCTGCCGATGTATTCCCATAGTATTCCAAGCTGTAGAGTGTCCTCTCCAGCGGAAAACCAGTCTTTTCGCAAATCGATTCGATCATGCGCAGATTGGCGCTGTGCGGAATAAACCAGTCAACCTGGTCCAGGGTCATGCCCACCTTCTCCACAACCTTTTGCATTCCTTTTGGCACAGTGGTGACGGCCCACTTGTACACTTCCCGACCGTTCTGAACAATCCGTTTGTTGTCGATCAGCTCCTGATCCCCAATCTTGGAGGAAAGTCCGCTGCAGTACAGATGAACACCACCTTCGCCTTGGGAACCCAAGTGATACGATAGAAACCCAGGATGTTCTTCATCGCGCTCGACCAAGACCGCTCCTGCTCCATCGCCAAATAGGATGCACGTCGTACGGTCACTGTAGTCCGTAATCTTTGACAGCGTCTCTGCCCCGATCACCAGCACCTTTTTATGCATGCCCGCCGTAATCAGCGAATTGGCCAAATGCAGGCCATACGCAAATCCGGCGCATGCTGCCTGCAAATCAATCGCTCCCGCCCCCTCTAGTCCAAGCCTGGCCTGTACTTGACTGGATACACTGGGAAATGGGAAATCTGGTGTAGACGTGCTAACGATCACTACCTCCACATCATCCAGCGATTTTCCGTACCTTCTCGCCAAATCGTTTACAGCGGCGACACAGAGATCACTGGTAAATTCATCTGCAGCAGCTATGCGCCGCTCCCGTATCCCGGTCCGCTGCACAATCCATTCGTCGCTGGTCTCTACCATCTGCTCCAAATCGTGATTGGTCAAAACCTTTTCTGGCACGTAGCTGCCAATTGCGGTTATGCGTGCACGAGAGGAGAGAGCCACTCCTGTATTTGTCATCTTTCTTCCCTGCCTTTCTAGTAATCAGATGCGAACGATCTTTTATAACTTGATTATAGTATAAAGTATTAGTAGTTGGTACTAAAATATGCATAAGAAAAACACCATTCTCCCGTTGAAAGCGGAAAATGGTGTTTCGTTCGTTAGCGCGTGCGCTTCTGCTGACGCCGCCGTTCCTGCTCCTCCGCACGGCGCTGCGCCCGGTTTTTCGGTTCGGCATCGCCTGAGGTGGCACTGGTCGGTCTCTCCGAAGGACCTGATGTTTTCAATTCTTTCTGGTTGGCTGCCTGTCCCTTGATAACCTCCTGACGCTCCAGATTCTGGCTCACTTCTGCTTTCATGATGTAGAGCGCCACTTCTTCTTCGATCTTGGCAACCATCGCCTGGAACATCTCGTAGCCCTCGAATTGATATTCACGCAACGGGTCGGTCTGTCCATAAGCGCGCAGATGAATACCCTGACGCAGCTGTTCCATCGCGTCGATATGATCCATCCACTTGCTGTCTACCGCACGCAGAACGACCACTTTCTCAAACTCGGACATCAACTCGCCAATCTCTTCTTCCCGTTTGGCGAACTGTTTCTCCACTTCGCTCTTGAGCAACTCGAGAATTTCTTCAGCTTCCTTGCCCTTGAGATCTTTGAGGGTAATCGTTTCCTCACGCAGGAAGCCGTTGTTGGCCGAATCCAGCAATCCTTGCAGATCCCATTCTTCCGGTACTTCTTCCTTTGGACAGTATGCTTCTACCATGCGCTCAATGACGCTTGCGATCATGCCTAGCACTACTTCACGCAAGTTCTCATTTTCCAGGATGTCGCGACGCTGCTTGTAGATGACCTCACGCTGCTGGTTCATCACGTCATCATACTGCAGAACCACTTTACGGGCATCGAAGTTGCTGCCTTCCACCCGCTTTTGCGCTGATTCAACAGCACGAGACACCAACCGGCTCTCGATCGGTACGTCTTCCTCCATGCCCAATCGGTCCATCATGTTCATGATATTTTCCGCTCCAAAGCGGCGCATCAACTCATCTTGCAACGAGAGGAAAAACTGTGACGAACCAGGGTCACCCTGACGTCCGGAGCGTCCGCGGAGCTGGTTGTCAATCCGGCGGCTCTCGTGACGCTCCGTCCCGAGGATGTGCAGTCCGCCCACTTCCGCTACGCCTTCACCGAGCTGGATGTCGGTTCCGCGACCAGCCATGTTGGTAGCAATCGTAACGGAGCCGTACTGCCCTGCACGGGCGATGATTTCCGCCTCACGCTCATGCTGCTTGGCGTTGAGCACGTTATGCGGAACACCTTTTTGCCGCAACATTTTTGAAAGTCGCTCCGAATTCTCGATCGAGATCGTCCCGACCAGCACAGGCTGTCCTTTTTTATGCCGCTCGATGATTTCATTGACGACCGCTTTATACTTTGCGTCTTCGGTTTTATAAATTACATCTGGCAAGTCTTGACGGATCACCGGACGGTTGGTCGGGATGACAACTACGTCCAGCCCGTAGATTTTCTTAAACTCTTCTTCTTCTGTTTTGGCCGTTCCGGTCATGCCAGCCAGTTTCTGATACATACGGAAGTAGTTCTGCAGCGTAATCGTCGCGAGGGTCATACTCTCGCTTTGTACTTTTAGGGCTTCTTTGGCCTCGATCGCCTGGTGCAGACCGTCGCCATACCGCCGCCCGACCATCAGGCGTCCGGTAAATTCGTCCACGATCACCACTTCGCCGTTCTGCACCACATAGTCGACATCCCGCTTGAACAGCACTTGTGCTTTCAACGCAGAGGTGATGTGGTGATTCAGCGTGATGTGTTTGGTATCGTACAAGTTGTCGATATTAAAGGCTTTTTCTACCTTGGCGACACCCTCGTCAGTCAAGGAGACAATCTTCAGCTTTTCATCAACCGTATAGTCGGTCTCCTCTTCCAACCGTTTGACGAAGTGAGCGCAGATGTGATAAAGCTCCGTCGAGCGGTTGGCCGCCCCGGAAATGATCAACGGCGTCCTGGCCTCGTCGATCAAGATGCTGTCTACCTCGTCGATAATCGCATAGTAGAGCGGGCGCTGTACCATCTGCTCTTTGTACAAGACCATATTGTCCCGCAAGTAATCAAACCCGAACTCGTTGTTTGTCCCGTACGTAATGTCGCAGTTATAGGCAGCGCGCTTTTCATCTGTACTGATGCCGTGTTTGTTGAGGCCAACCGTCAGGCCGAGAAAACCGTACAGCTTACCCATGGTCGTGGCGTCACGCTCAGCTAAGTATTCGTTGACAGTGACCACATGGACGCCTTTCCCTTGCAGGGCATTCAAATAGGTTGCCAGCGTCGCCACCAAGGTTTTCCCTTCCCCGGTCTTCATCTCCGCGATGCGTCCCTCCTGCAGCACCATCCCACCGATCAACTGCACGTCGAAATGGCGCATGCCCAGTACCCGTTTGGATCCTTCACGGACAACGGCAAACGCTTCGTTTAGAATATCGTCGAGGCTCGCACCCTGAGCCAGGCGAGACTTGAACTCTTCTGTTTTTTGCCGCAGCTGCTCATCACTCAACGCAGCAATCTCCGGTTCCAAAGCGTTGATTTTCTCAACGCGTTTAAACATTTTTTTCACTTCTCGCTCGTTTGCATCACCAAATATTTTCTTTACCAGTCCTAACATAGGGACACCCCTTTCACGGTTCACACCCGTCGGTGGACCCATCCTGGATCACATTAAATTAAAAATAACACATGAACCCATCTAAATGATTATTGTAACAAATGATGTGAAAAGTGCACAAGTAAAGGGAGCTGCCAAACGACAACTCCCTCAATCGTCACATTTTGCTCATTTTGGTTCAATCAATCCATATCGTCCATCGTTTCGACGATAAACGACATTTACCTCATTGGTTACGCTGTTTTGGAAGACAAAAAAGCTGTGTCCCAGCATATCCATCTGCAAGACGGCTTCTTCCGCATCCATTGGCTTCAAGTCAAACCGTTTGGTGCGGACGATGTTCAGCTCATCGTCGTCTTCTTCATCGTCTGTCAGGACAGCCACCGATTCTGCCTGACGCAGCGCTATTTTCGCCGTCGAATCGTGCCGAAGCTTGCGGTTTATCTTGGTTTTATATTTGCGGATTTGACGCTCCAGTTTCTCAATCACCAGATCGATAGCGGCATACATGTCTTCATGAGTTTCTTCGGCGCGGATGATCACGCCTGTCATAGGGATGGTCACCTCGATGATCCCGTCCCCCCGGAGGACTCGCAAGGTTACGTTGACGTCTTTCACCTGCCCGTTGTCGAAGTAGCGTTCGAGACGGCCGAGTTTCTTCTCTACATAGTCGCGAAGAGCTGCAGTAACCTGAATGTTTTCACCACGAACTTGCATTTTCATGGCACCTGACCTCCTTCCGTCTATGTTTACTGTATTCCTTGTGGACAGTGAAAATCCTCCTCTGCCCTTCATAATTTTTTTACATAACCTTTACAAACAGCATGCATGGGGGTCATGAAACACAACAGCAACAGATGCACAGGAGCGCGAACAATTGCTATAATAGGGAAGCACATGCACAAACCCGTACGATGGAGGAGTGATCCATGCCTCAAATGGTGAAGACAGGACCCGCTCTGATTGGGAAAATCCTGTCAGATGACGTATACAACGAGAACGGATTGCTGCTTCTGTCCCGGGGAACAGAGCTGACTTCCAAAGATATTCGCCTGCTGCTTGCCCATCAGGTGACCCATATTCCCGCATCCACTCTGTTTGAATGGATACCATTCGGTCCAGGAGATGAGTACAGTGGAGAGATCCACGCTCAGATCAAACGGTTGCTATACAGAGACCCTGAAGTGATCCAAACGTACTCTCGCGCTTTGGAACAAACCAAAGAGTTGTTTGGAAAGATATCAGAGATCCATATCCCGTCCTTGCACCAGTTTACGGAGGCTTTTTTTCCCCTGCTCAATCAGGTCCTGCAAGAGACAGGTATTTTTCATCCGATCTATCTGCTGGAGGGATCGGAAAATTACACCTACCGCCATTCCATCAATGTTGGAATTCTGTCCGCCCTTCTGGCCAAGCTCCTCAACTGGCCGCAAGAACGGATCATTCTGATGGGTCAAGCCGGTCTCTTGCACGACATCGGGAAAATGATGATCCCACAGAATGTGCTGATGAAACCTGGCGAACTGACAGAGGAAGAGTTCGAAGTAGTGAAGAAGCACACCATCTATGGGTATCAATTGCTGAAGCAGATGGAGGGAACGGATTCGGTACTCGTACAGTGTGCCCACTGGCATCATGAACGCTGTGACGGGTCGGGCTATCCGGAGGGACGTACAGGCGACGAACTGCCCGTTGAGTGCCAGTTGGTGGCTGTAGCCGACACGTTTGATGCCATCTGCTCGGACCGTGTCTACAAATCACGCACCTCTCCATTTGAGGCGGCGAAGATTCTCTGGGGAGCCATGTTCAACGGCAAGCTGCACCCCGAGATCGTCTCCCGGTTCATCCAATACATCGTTCAATGTTACGTCGGACATAAGGCCATTCT contains these protein-coding regions:
- the prfB gene encoding peptide chain release factor 2 (programmed frameshift); the protein is MALIDVTNVKQELTNMAKRLADIRGSLDLPVKQERVGELEERMLAPDFWDDNDAAQKTISELNALKSLVDTMHSLDTSYEDLQVMLELAVEEEDESLIPDLYDSVQSLKREVEQFELQLLLSGPYDKNNAILELHPGAGGTESQDWAEMLLRMYTRWADDKGFKVETLDYLPGDEAGVKSVTLLIKGHNAYGYLKAEKGVHRLVRISPFDASGRRHTSFVSCNVLPEIEADDQVDIRSEDLKVDTYRSSGAGGQHINTTDSAVRITHLPTGIVVTCQSERSQIKNRERAMTMLAAKLFERKREEQQQQLAEIQGEQKDIAWGSQIRSYVFHPYSLVKDHRTNVEVGNVQAVMDGELDSFIDAYLRSQLNQS
- a CDS encoding DJ-1/PfpI family protein, which translates into the protein MRQQWRVGIFLYEEVDVLDVAGPFEVLSLTGYTQKHVARILDGTDCQEDHPFIVRTVSETGEAVKAHNGLRIVPDYGFADAPHFDILVIPGGAALTVKRMMDNSTVIDWIGEQMKQVQLMTSVCTGSFLLAKAGLLAGKQVTTHRFGQDALALLNPDLQIVPDQKVVDQGNLITSGGISAGIEMALHVVGRLLGREAAVTTARSLEYDGYHPVVPAASYSQERLSWNRAIRQLVRLFRLYLYERAQKRIQR
- a CDS encoding ketoacyl-ACP synthase III — its product is MTNTGVALSSRARITAIGSYVPEKVLTNHDLEQMVETSDEWIVQRTGIRERRIAAADEFTSDLCVAAVNDLARRYGKSLDDVEVVIVSTSTPDFPFPSVSSQVQARLGLEGAGAIDLQAACAGFAYGLHLANSLITAGMHKKVLVIGAETLSKITDYSDRTTCILFGDGAGAVLVERDEEHPGFLSYHLGSQGEGGVHLYCSGLSSKIGDQELIDNKRIVQNGREVYKWAVTTVPKGMQKVVEKVGMTLDQVDWFIPHSANLRMIESICEKTGFPLERTLYSLEYYGNTSAATIPLSLHMAIKEEKIKAGDTILMYGFGGGLVHAGLLIKWGKV
- the secA2 gene encoding accessory Sec system translocase SecA2, with protein sequence MLGLVKKIFGDANEREVKKMFKRVEKINALEPEIAALSDEQLRQKTEEFKSRLAQGASLDDILNEAFAVVREGSKRVLGMRHFDVQLIGGMVLQEGRIAEMKTGEGKTLVATLATYLNALQGKGVHVVTVNEYLAERDATTMGKLYGFLGLTVGLNKHGISTDEKRAAYNCDITYGTNNEFGFDYLRDNMVLYKEQMVQRPLYYAIIDEVDSILIDEARTPLIISGAANRSTELYHICAHFVKRLEEETDYTVDEKLKIVSLTDEGVAKVEKAFNIDNLYDTKHITLNHHITSALKAQVLFKRDVDYVVQNGEVVIVDEFTGRLMVGRRYGDGLHQAIEAKEALKVQSESMTLATITLQNYFRMYQKLAGMTGTAKTEEEEFKKIYGLDVVVIPTNRPVIRQDLPDVIYKTEDAKYKAVVNEIIERHKKGQPVLVGTISIENSERLSKMLRQKGVPHNVLNAKQHEREAEIIARAGQYGSVTIATNMAGRGTDIQLGEGVAEVGGLHILGTERHESRRIDNQLRGRSGRQGDPGSSQFFLSLQDELMRRFGAENIMNMMDRLGMEEDVPIESRLVSRAVESAQKRVEGSNFDARKVVLQYDDVMNQQREVIYKQRRDILENENLREVVLGMIASVIERMVEAYCPKEEVPEEWDLQGLLDSANNGFLREETITLKDLKGKEAEEILELLKSEVEKQFAKREEEIGELMSEFEKVVVLRAVDSKWMDHIDAMEQLRQGIHLRAYGQTDPLREYQFEGYEMFQAMVAKIEEEVALYIMKAEVSQNLERQEVIKGQAANQKELKTSGPSERPTSATSGDAEPKNRAQRRAEEQERRRQQKRTR
- the hpf gene encoding ribosome hibernation-promoting factor, HPF/YfiA family, which encodes MKMQVRGENIQVTAALRDYVEKKLGRLERYFDNGQVKDVNVTLRVLRGDGIIEVTIPMTGVIIRAEETHEDMYAAIDLVIEKLERQIRKYKTKINRKLRHDSTAKIALRQAESVAVLTDDEEDDDELNIVRTKRFDLKPMDAEEAVLQMDMLGHSFFVFQNSVTNEVNVVYRRNDGRYGLIEPK
- a CDS encoding HD-GYP domain-containing protein; translated protein: MPQMVKTGPALIGKILSDDVYNENGLLLLSRGTELTSKDIRLLLAHQVTHIPASTLFEWIPFGPGDEYSGEIHAQIKRLLYRDPEVIQTYSRALEQTKELFGKISEIHIPSLHQFTEAFFPLLNQVLQETGIFHPIYLLEGSENYTYRHSINVGILSALLAKLLNWPQERIILMGQAGLLHDIGKMMIPQNVLMKPGELTEEEFEVVKKHTIYGYQLLKQMEGTDSVLVQCAHWHHERCDGSGYPEGRTGDELPVECQLVAVADTFDAICSDRVYKSRTSPFEAAKILWGAMFNGKLHPEIVSRFIQYIVQCYVGHKAILSNGEEVEVVLIHLDEPMRPLVRSGRQYIDLRKERGITIEQIVG